One segment of Tamlana crocina DNA contains the following:
- the thiS gene encoding sulfur carrier protein ThiS, with product MITIHLNEREVNIDETVNVSQLLTQENYPQIGIAVAVNQNIISKEHWSEQTFQNGDSILIIQATQGG from the coding sequence ATGATAACTATTCACCTTAACGAACGTGAGGTTAATATTGACGAAACCGTTAATGTTTCGCAATTATTGACTCAGGAAAACTATCCACAAATAGGCATTGCCGTTGCCGTAAACCAAAATATTATTTCAAAAGAGCATTGGAGCGAACAAACGTTTCAAAACGGCGATTCTATTTTAATTATCCAAGCCACACAAGGCGGATAA